Proteins from a single region of Aerococcus viridans:
- the pheS gene encoding phenylalanine--tRNA ligase subunit alpha, which produces MQIIDDLKAIENQIMDEIDAAQSLADIKAVRVRYLGKKGPITEALRGMRDLSAEERPKVGAYANELKAKADGKLSEKETLLSAAALEAQLQAEAIDVTLPGEKPATGTKHVLTQVMEEIEDLFISMGYEVVEGPEIESDFYNFERMNLPKDHPARDMQDTFYINDEVLLRTHTSPVQARAMDAHDFEAGPLKMISPGKVYRRDDDDATHSQQFHQIEGLVVDRNVSLADLKGTLELFARHMFGEETEVRLRPSYFPFTEPSVEIDVTCFKCGGAGCNICKQSGWIEILGGGMVHPSVLEMAGISSTEYTGFAFGLGPDRVAMLKYGIDDIRHFYQNDLRFLKQFTEEG; this is translated from the coding sequence ATGCAAATTATTGATGATTTAAAAGCCATTGAAAATCAAATCATGGATGAAATTGATGCAGCACAATCACTAGCTGATATTAAAGCTGTTCGTGTGAGATATTTAGGGAAAAAGGGTCCCATTACGGAAGCCCTACGTGGTATGCGTGATTTATCAGCAGAAGAGCGTCCAAAAGTTGGTGCTTACGCCAATGAATTGAAAGCAAAAGCTGACGGCAAGTTAAGTGAAAAAGAAACATTACTTTCTGCAGCAGCGCTTGAAGCACAATTACAAGCAGAAGCGATTGACGTTACTTTACCTGGTGAAAAACCAGCAACAGGTACCAAACACGTTTTGACACAAGTCATGGAAGAAATTGAAGACTTGTTTATTTCTATGGGTTACGAGGTGGTTGAAGGGCCAGAAATTGAGTCTGATTTCTACAACTTCGAACGGATGAACTTACCGAAGGACCACCCAGCGCGTGACATGCAAGATACTTTCTACATCAACGACGAGGTCTTATTACGTACCCATACATCACCCGTACAAGCGCGTGCAATGGATGCCCACGACTTTGAAGCGGGCCCATTAAAAATGATCTCACCGGGTAAAGTTTACCGCCGTGATGATGATGACGCGACACATTCACAACAATTCCATCAAATTGAAGGATTGGTTGTTGACCGTAATGTGTCACTTGCTGACTTAAAAGGTACCTTAGAATTATTTGCCCGTCATATGTTTGGGGAAGAAACTGAAGTACGTTTACGTCCCTCTTATTTCCCATTCACTGAGCCATCTGTTGAAATTGACGTTACTTGTTTCAAATGTGGTGGGGCAGGCTGTAACATCTGTAAACAATCTGGCTGGATTGAAATCTTAGGTGGCGGTATGGTTCACCCTTCAGTCCTTGAGATGGCTGGGATTAGTTCTACCGAATATACAGGTTTTGCTTTTGGATTAGGGCCAGACCGTGTAGCCATGTTGAAGTATGGTATTGATGATATTCGTCATTTCTACCAAAATGATTTACGATTCTTAAAACAATTTACGGAAGAGGGGTAG
- a CDS encoding winged helix-turn-helix transcriptional regulator, translated as MEITIKQPDLPVMCGKMEHACKVIGKKWNSLIIEVLLATPLRFGQLRDSINGISDRVLIERLRELTEEGIVRKEESESNGHNITVYTLTEKGQDLQKIFNNLHLWADEWVDPAE; from the coding sequence ATGGAAATTACCATTAAACAACCAGACTTACCGGTAATGTGTGGCAAGATGGAACATGCTTGCAAAGTGATTGGTAAAAAATGGAACAGCTTAATTATTGAAGTATTGCTGGCAACACCTTTACGATTTGGTCAATTACGTGACTCAATCAACGGTATTTCTGATCGTGTTTTAATTGAACGCCTACGTGAGTTGACAGAAGAAGGTATCGTCCGAAAAGAAGAATCAGAATCAAACGGTCACAACATTACCGTTTATACATTGACTGAAAAAGGACAAGACCTACAAAAAATCTTCAACAATTTACATCTTTGGGCAGATGAATGGGTTGATCCAGCCGAATAA
- a CDS encoding HD domain-containing protein, with the protein MDSLEKRVIIVTEQEHYFWEDDSEYMQIIADIKDHPFVTDLAYFKQHVHGNRLTHSYLVSYMSYKVARSLGWDYKACARAGLLHDLFYYVPGEVTFSKGSHLRNHPKIALMNALVVTDLSSVEEDIILKHMWLATPHFPRYKESYLVTFVDKYIATEDFVKPSLANLSQRQIMKSFRNFVGKLVIPALASTSSKDVSLEEKEELVETQEEIDQDGNYH; encoded by the coding sequence ATGGATTCGTTGGAAAAAAGGGTGATTATCGTGACGGAACAAGAACATTATTTTTGGGAAGACGATTCAGAGTATATGCAGATTATAGCGGATATTAAGGATCATCCCTTCGTTACGGACTTGGCTTATTTTAAGCAACATGTCCACGGCAATCGCTTAACCCACTCCTATCTAGTTTCTTATATGTCATATAAAGTAGCTAGGTCACTAGGATGGGATTACAAGGCCTGTGCGCGGGCGGGTTTATTGCATGATTTATTTTATTATGTGCCGGGTGAGGTTACTTTTTCTAAAGGATCTCACTTAAGGAACCATCCTAAAATTGCCTTAATGAATGCTCTTGTGGTGACGGATTTATCATCTGTTGAAGAAGATATCATTTTAAAACATATGTGGCTCGCAACCCCACATTTTCCTCGCTACAAAGAGTCCTATCTGGTCACTTTCGTGGATAAATATATTGCAACTGAAGATTTTGTAAAACCGAGTTTAGCCAACTTATCACAGAGACAAATAATGAAATCCTTTAGGAACTTCGTCGGTAAATTGGTTATTCCAGCGCTTGCTAGCACAAGTAGTAAAGATGTCTCTTTAGAAGAAAAAGAAGAATTAGTAGAAACGCAAGAGGAGATTGATCAAGATGGAAATTACCATTAA
- a CDS encoding TrmH family RNA methyltransferase — translation MVERLISSVQNQQIKELKKLFTRKGRKKAGQYLLEGPHLVEMAIKADAEIQMIYYVPESSHQNVMQVQALKADLPLTQVTPEVAKALSQTDHHQDIFAVASLPQAKSLDIDQLSKGLLILDHVQDPGNLGTLIRTADAFGYRDVLLGSGTVDLYNDKVLRSMQGSHFAVNTYEVDLVEVIPQLQEAGYFITTTELNNQAQASNAFDLKAKGKWALVMGNEGNGVSQATSQLADMALYIPMSGSAESLNVAVAGAIVMYQFPIHD, via the coding sequence ATGGTAGAACGCTTAATTTCATCTGTTCAAAATCAACAGATTAAAGAATTAAAGAAACTTTTTACTCGTAAAGGCCGCAAAAAAGCAGGCCAGTATTTGCTTGAAGGGCCACATCTTGTAGAGATGGCCATCAAGGCGGATGCAGAGATTCAAATGATTTACTACGTGCCTGAGAGTAGCCATCAAAATGTGATGCAAGTTCAAGCTTTAAAAGCTGATTTGCCGCTGACACAGGTAACGCCTGAGGTGGCGAAGGCACTAAGCCAGACAGATCACCACCAAGATATCTTCGCAGTAGCCAGCTTACCGCAAGCTAAGTCATTGGACATTGACCAATTATCAAAAGGATTACTGATTTTAGACCATGTGCAAGATCCTGGAAACCTAGGCACCTTAATCCGTACTGCGGACGCCTTTGGTTACCGTGATGTCTTACTAGGGTCTGGAACAGTGGACTTGTATAATGACAAGGTACTTAGATCGATGCAAGGTAGCCATTTTGCCGTGAATACTTATGAGGTTGACTTAGTAGAAGTCATTCCACAATTACAAGAGGCTGGCTATTTTATTACAACAACAGAACTAAACAACCAAGCTCAAGCGAGCAACGCTTTTGACTTAAAAGCTAAAGGGAAATGGGCCTTGGTTATGGGAAATGAAGGAAATGGCGTGAGCCAGGCGACTAGTCAATTAGCGGATATGGCTTTATATATCCCCATGTCTGGTTCAGCAGAATCCTTGAATGTAGCGGTTGCTGGTGCGATAGTCATGTATCAATTTCCTATCCATGACTAA
- the pheT gene encoding phenylalanine--tRNA ligase subunit beta: MKVSYNWLNEFIDLADLNPQDIGERMSRTGIEVDGVNALGTGLKKIVVGHVLTCEPHPDSDHLSITTVDVGEDEPFQIVCGAPNVAAGQKVIVALPNSRIAGNVKIKKGKMRGVVSQGMICSLEEIGFSNSVVPKEYADGIMVLPEEAPAGMDIVEYLKLDDPIIELDITPNRADAFSMRGVAWELAAVYNRQPKFDYTDITKYDGKDLAGAIDLKVADTELVPEYNAFLVKNVTVEPSPLWLQLRLMAAGIRPINNVVDITNYVLLANGQPLHAFDYDKLDHKVIETRLAKEGERIVTLDEVDRPLLDSDIVITDGEKPIALAGVMGGLDTEIDENTTNVLIEAANFEPIHIRKTARRNGLHSESSMRNERGINKATIAESGAFAAEMIADLANGELVEGFERVSAIDLTPILVTSSLAYVNKRIGMDLTFAEVQQIFDQLQFELSGDADEFTVSVPARRWDILIQADLVEEIARIYGYDKIPSRLPSVNAQNMGLTDWQAFKRRTNNQMLAEGFNQVIAYSLIGDNQTVLEMANAKPVALDLPMSDDRRFMRTNLLSALLEIVQYNVARKTSDVAIFESGRVFKWADADLPLDETHLAAVWTGNAQAKTWSHQAKAVDFYDMKGVVESILDSFNLDVAVAFEATSELADMHPGRTAKIYAVGQSDERIELGYIGQLHPSVADKHDLKDTLVFEISLDEIYALPKVEVKQSAIPKFPGSDRDIAILVSDQVSNADVVKTIQKASKGGILVDIEIFDVYQGENIEDGKKSLAYSLKYLNPQATLTDEEVTKDVARITEALTNELAAEIR, from the coding sequence ATGAAAGTATCATATAATTGGTTAAATGAATTTATCGATCTTGCTGACTTGAATCCGCAAGATATTGGGGAACGTATGTCACGTACTGGTATTGAGGTTGATGGCGTAAATGCCCTAGGTACTGGATTGAAGAAAATTGTTGTGGGCCACGTATTAACTTGCGAACCACATCCAGATTCTGACCACCTGTCAATTACGACTGTTGATGTGGGCGAAGATGAGCCTTTCCAAATTGTCTGCGGCGCTCCAAATGTGGCTGCAGGTCAAAAAGTTATCGTTGCCTTACCAAACTCTCGTATTGCGGGCAATGTGAAAATTAAAAAAGGTAAAATGCGTGGCGTTGTTTCTCAAGGGATGATTTGTTCACTTGAAGAAATTGGTTTCTCAAACAGTGTCGTTCCGAAAGAATACGCTGACGGCATTATGGTCTTACCTGAAGAAGCACCAGCTGGTATGGATATTGTAGAATACCTAAAATTAGATGACCCAATCATTGAATTAGATATTACACCAAACCGTGCAGATGCCTTCTCTATGCGTGGTGTAGCTTGGGAATTAGCGGCTGTATACAACCGTCAACCAAAATTTGACTACACAGATATCACTAAATATGACGGTAAAGATTTAGCAGGCGCGATTGACTTGAAAGTTGCAGACACTGAATTAGTACCTGAATACAATGCTTTCTTGGTGAAAAATGTCACTGTTGAACCATCACCATTATGGCTACAATTACGATTGATGGCTGCTGGCATCCGTCCAATTAATAACGTAGTGGACATTACTAATTACGTTTTACTTGCAAATGGCCAACCATTACATGCCTTTGACTATGATAAATTAGATCACAAGGTAATCGAGACGCGTCTAGCTAAAGAGGGCGAACGAATCGTCACGCTTGATGAAGTGGACCGTCCCTTACTAGATTCTGATATCGTCATTACTGATGGTGAAAAACCAATTGCATTAGCTGGTGTTATGGGTGGGTTAGATACTGAAATCGATGAAAATACAACAAATGTATTGATTGAAGCAGCCAACTTTGAACCAATCCACATCCGTAAAACTGCTCGTCGTAACGGCTTGCATTCTGAATCATCTATGCGTAACGAACGTGGCATTAACAAGGCGACAATTGCTGAATCAGGTGCATTTGCAGCTGAAATGATTGCTGACTTGGCTAATGGTGAATTGGTAGAAGGCTTTGAACGTGTATCTGCTATTGATTTAACACCAATTCTAGTAACATCGAGTCTTGCTTATGTAAATAAACGTATAGGTATGGACCTAACTTTCGCGGAAGTTCAACAAATCTTTGATCAGCTACAGTTTGAACTATCTGGTGATGCCGATGAGTTCACGGTTTCCGTACCTGCGCGTCGTTGGGATATACTTATTCAAGCGGACTTAGTTGAAGAAATTGCACGAATTTATGGTTATGATAAAATTCCTTCTCGCTTGCCTTCAGTAAATGCGCAAAATATGGGTCTTACTGACTGGCAAGCTTTCAAACGTCGTACCAATAACCAAATGTTGGCAGAAGGATTTAACCAAGTGATTGCTTACTCATTAATTGGGGACAATCAAACGGTATTGGAAATGGCGAACGCGAAACCAGTTGCTCTTGACTTACCAATGTCAGATGACCGTCGTTTCATGCGGACAAATCTTTTAAGTGCCTTACTTGAAATTGTTCAATACAATGTAGCCCGTAAAACTTCTGATGTAGCCATCTTTGAATCGGGCCGTGTCTTCAAATGGGCCGATGCTGACCTACCACTGGATGAAACACATTTAGCGGCTGTTTGGACAGGTAACGCGCAAGCGAAAACGTGGAGCCACCAAGCGAAAGCTGTTGATTTCTACGACATGAAGGGTGTAGTTGAAAGCATCTTAGATTCATTTAATCTTGATGTGGCAGTTGCATTTGAAGCAACGTCAGAATTAGCAGATATGCATCCAGGCCGTACTGCCAAAATTTATGCAGTGGGTCAATCTGACGAACGTATTGAATTAGGTTATATCGGGCAATTACACCCAAGTGTTGCTGACAAACATGACTTGAAAGATACCCTAGTATTTGAAATTTCATTAGATGAAATTTATGCCTTACCAAAAGTAGAAGTGAAACAATCAGCAATCCCTAAATTCCCAGGTTCTGACCGGGATATCGCTATCCTTGTGTCAGACCAAGTGTCGAATGCGGATGTAGTGAAAACTATTCAAAAAGCTTCTAAAGGTGGCATCTTAGTCGATATCGAAATCTTCGATGTTTACCAAGGTGAAAATATTGAAGACGGTAAGAAATCACTTGCTTACAGTTTGAAATACTTGAACCCCCAAGCTACTTTAACAGATGAAGAAGTGACCAAAGATGTTGCTCGTATCACTGAAGCACTAACAAATGAATTAGCAGCTGAAATCCGTTAA